The Acaryochloris thomasi RCC1774 genome contains a region encoding:
- a CDS encoding aspartyl protease produces MTSLVIPKFEAKQVGQVIATIKVANRIDQVMAERGFISTAEVRSFVLNDVLVDTGATLLGLPTPVIESLGLVRGSSTGVETTAGIQQGWIFRDVDLEISGRRGTFDCLELTNVNYALLGVTPMEILGLEPDFQNQKLRVLPMTSEQTYLSVL; encoded by the coding sequence ATGACCTCGCTAGTTATACCAAAGTTTGAGGCCAAGCAAGTGGGGCAAGTCATTGCCACAATCAAGGTTGCAAACCGGATTGATCAAGTTATGGCTGAGCGAGGGTTTATCTCTACAGCCGAGGTTCGTTCATTCGTTTTGAATGATGTTCTGGTCGATACTGGAGCGACATTGCTCGGCCTACCAACCCCCGTTATTGAATCACTGGGACTCGTTCGGGGTAGCTCTACTGGTGTTGAAACAACCGCCGGAATTCAGCAGGGTTGGATTTTTCGAGATGTTGATCTAGAAATTTCAGGTCGTCGAGGAACCTTTGATTGTCTAGAACTCACAAATGTTAACTATGCTCTTTTGGGTGTTACGCCGATGGAAATTTTGGGATTGGAGCCAGATTTCCAAAACCAGAAGCTGCGAGTGTTGCCGATGACTTCTGAGCAGACTTACCTCAGTGTTCTGTAG
- a CDS encoding HD domain-containing phosphohydrolase yields the protein MHPESTLNQLRESLPSGELPSSYGVYFKNTLVALCHALEDHILQNCSDDPAQQPLVLVTFQQGKWYLQEAERYLDIARCSSHIAVAAVPDSGFANHKAGQLDNVSLVHLNPKDSLVNEWNLVIVAPGYASMVLCHELSEADYQTQNQPGEDIERKFYGLWTFERGQVEKTAEILIERMRPYNSELADRLLEQCQQIQSRGDVAPVDLSGVVSRVVSYLQSSQEQLVTVSRQTREFWELEGQALRLNRNLAANKLQAFLRMAQRVDERDPANPIASLQVSALSETLGQMLDLPTIKLRRLRLAGLLFRVGLSEAPAEVFTHLSSDLKDSTKDLWRGRTILGAQLLGAMPELEPIAKIIRHQREHWDGSGRPDGLQGEEIPIEARILGLVARFQELTQARSSRSALSLSEALDKCQVHSGDRYEPSLVETLGNVVRLTEMGLMQLPSQPSQVPKVWLEDMSNAEPSTSETAL from the coding sequence ATGCATCCAGAGTCGACTCTTAACCAGCTTCGGGAATCGCTTCCATCGGGCGAACTGCCATCAAGCTATGGCGTGTACTTTAAGAACACGCTGGTGGCCCTCTGTCACGCTCTGGAAGACCATATTCTGCAAAACTGCAGTGATGATCCGGCCCAGCAACCTCTTGTTCTAGTGACTTTTCAGCAGGGTAAGTGGTACCTGCAAGAAGCTGAGCGGTATCTCGATATTGCGCGCTGCTCCAGTCACATTGCAGTTGCGGCTGTCCCTGACAGTGGTTTTGCCAACCATAAAGCAGGTCAGCTTGATAACGTTTCCCTTGTGCACCTCAATCCCAAAGACTCTCTCGTCAATGAGTGGAACCTCGTGATTGTCGCTCCGGGCTACGCGTCAATGGTGCTCTGTCATGAGCTATCTGAGGCAGACTATCAGACTCAGAACCAGCCAGGGGAAGACATTGAGCGCAAGTTTTATGGACTCTGGACCTTTGAGAGGGGCCAGGTTGAGAAGACAGCAGAAATTCTGATCGAGAGGATGCGTCCTTATAATTCAGAATTAGCAGATCGATTGTTAGAGCAGTGCCAGCAAATTCAAAGCCGTGGTGACGTTGCGCCGGTGGATCTGAGTGGCGTTGTCTCTCGCGTTGTCTCTTACTTGCAGAGTAGCCAAGAGCAGCTCGTAACTGTCAGCCGTCAAACGCGAGAGTTCTGGGAACTCGAAGGGCAAGCGCTGCGCCTTAATCGAAATCTTGCGGCCAACAAACTACAGGCTTTTCTAAGGATGGCTCAACGGGTTGACGAGCGAGATCCGGCTAATCCTATTGCATCACTTCAGGTTTCTGCGCTCTCAGAGACCTTAGGCCAGATGCTAGACCTACCCACAATCAAGTTGAGACGATTACGTCTTGCGGGCCTGCTGTTCCGTGTCGGTCTATCTGAGGCTCCTGCCGAGGTGTTTACGCATCTTTCTAGTGACTTGAAGGACTCGACCAAAGATCTCTGGCGTGGACGCACGATTCTCGGTGCACAACTACTGGGTGCAATGCCAGAATTAGAACCCATTGCTAAGATTATTCGCCATCAGCGTGAACATTGGGATGGTAGTGGTCGTCCAGACGGTCTTCAGGGGGAAGAGATTCCGATTGAAGCAAGGATTTTGGGTCTGGTTGCTCGGTTTCAAGAGCTGACGCAGGCTAGAAGCAGCCGGTCAGCCTTGAGCCTCAGCGAAGCCTTGGATAAATGCCAAGTACACAGCGGTGATCGTTACGAGCCTTCTTTAGTGGAAACCCTCGGGAACGTTGTACGCTTAACTGAAATGGGGCTAATGCAGCTCCCCAGCCAGCCAAGCCAGGTTCCGAAGGTTTGGCTCGAAGATATGTCTAACGCTGAACCCTCTACTTCTGAAACAGCTTTATGA
- a CDS encoding metal-binding protein has product MSSGRTHDQITFICLPWVGALTLLVTFNLGVSLCLCGGFLFSGLMFGPDLDIYSKQYQRWGLLKFIWLPYQKVLSHRSLLSHGPVIGTLLRLLYLGLWIILALTACEVISRLWHLSWQMPPLKTVLEQMWIQSPHSCIALLLGLEAGAMSHSISDGISSGRKAFLKRWKRRS; this is encoded by the coding sequence ATGTCTTCTGGTCGGACGCATGATCAAATTACGTTCATTTGTTTGCCTTGGGTCGGTGCTTTGACCTTGCTCGTGACTTTCAATCTTGGCGTTTCGCTTTGCCTTTGTGGTGGCTTCTTGTTCAGCGGTCTGATGTTTGGCCCGGATCTAGATATCTACTCTAAGCAATACCAACGCTGGGGGCTGCTGAAATTTATCTGGTTGCCCTATCAAAAAGTATTGAGCCATCGTTCGTTGCTATCCCATGGCCCGGTCATTGGGACTTTGCTGCGTCTTTTGTATCTTGGTCTCTGGATTATTCTTGCTTTGACGGCCTGTGAAGTGATTTCACGGTTATGGCATTTGTCTTGGCAGATGCCGCCGTTAAAGACGGTACTTGAGCAAATGTGGATCCAGTCTCCTCATAGCTGTATCGCTTTACTGCTCGGGCTAGAGGCGGGAGCGATGAGTCACTCGATTAGTGATGGCATTAGCTCAGGACGCAAGGCATTCCTCAAGCGCTGGAAAAGGCGGTCGTAG
- a CDS encoding pentapeptide repeat-containing protein produces the protein MNTSINVEAIRKGTLKDLVHAFLAGADLAGAQLSQANLSQANLAGAALSGANLQQATARANFRGADLAGADLRDADFRNADLRGASLLEANIRQTSFAGAFMAGAVLSQLDLADTDLRGADLRGATLTGAILHRADLSNANLAGADLSQANLEEANLSGAVLRGANLSQANLLCAQIDHAALQGTILDDTCVEGTALKEF, from the coding sequence ATGAATACATCCATTAACGTAGAGGCGATCCGGAAGGGTACGCTCAAAGATTTGGTTCATGCTTTCCTCGCGGGCGCTGATTTAGCCGGGGCCCAGCTATCGCAGGCAAATCTTTCACAGGCAAATCTTGCTGGGGCGGCATTAAGTGGCGCAAACCTACAGCAGGCAACAGCACGAGCCAACTTCCGAGGTGCTGATTTGGCCGGGGCAGACCTCAGAGATGCAGACTTTCGCAATGCAGACCTACGGGGTGCATCACTTTTAGAAGCCAACATCAGGCAAACGAGCTTTGCCGGCGCATTTATGGCCGGTGCTGTTTTGAGCCAACTGGACTTAGCAGATACGGATCTACGGGGGGCCGATTTGCGAGGGGCAACGTTAACGGGTGCCATCCTGCATCGTGCTGACCTCAGTAATGCAAACCTAGCGGGGGCCGATCTTTCCCAGGCAAACCTAGAGGAAGCCAATCTTAGCGGCGCAGTCCTGCGGGGTGCTAATTTGTCGCAGGCAAACCTGCTGTGTGCCCAAATTGACCATGCAGCTTTGCAGGGCACAATTCTGGACGACACCTGCGTTGAAGGTACGGCTCTGAAGGAGTTTTAA
- a CDS encoding amidase, which yields MTDLVFRSACELAGMICDRTLSATELLDAYLVQIAQHNPKLNAICTLDEDSARNRAKQADAALAKGENWGPLHGVPITLKDIFETAGLKTTAGYMPLKDYIPQQDATVVARLRAAGAIIMGKSNLAELGGDFQSTNSLFPQVNNPWNLNYTPGGSSGGSAAAVAAGLSALDFGNDIAGSVRQPAHFCGIYGLKPTDRRISTAGTIPEVPGLPVCLRQMMTVGILARSLQDLKLGFSLIAGADSRRPEVPPIPLNSPSEKSLQSLKLAWTEEWPEVPISAETQQILQGVLRKLTDAGIRMEEPASFDFSKMFELYGRMAAYVNKYAQPVNRHTIRHSVKLLWRTATQGDKELRRLGNFSRFLPELLNPSLKGYFETLTERDRFTAHIDSILEPWDAWLCPVAVTPAFTHRPSWTAIDVDGRAYPHGVANGAYTMPFNLSGHPAVVIPVGQTLEGLPVGLQIVGKRWREGDLFAIATQLDSIIGDRQTPQGF from the coding sequence ATGACTGATTTAGTTTTTCGATCGGCCTGCGAGTTGGCGGGAATGATTTGCGATCGCACCCTCTCCGCCACCGAACTCCTCGACGCCTATCTGGTGCAGATTGCTCAGCACAATCCCAAACTCAACGCAATTTGTACCTTAGATGAAGACAGCGCTCGCAATAGAGCAAAGCAGGCAGATGCTGCCCTGGCAAAGGGAGAAAATTGGGGGCCACTGCACGGTGTTCCAATCACCCTCAAGGATATTTTTGAAACCGCAGGACTCAAGACCACTGCCGGTTATATGCCGCTCAAAGACTATATTCCTCAACAGGATGCCACTGTTGTTGCTCGACTGCGGGCGGCTGGAGCGATCATCATGGGCAAAAGCAATTTAGCCGAGCTGGGCGGTGATTTTCAAAGCACCAATTCTCTTTTCCCGCAGGTCAACAATCCTTGGAATTTGAACTATACTCCCGGCGGCAGCTCTGGTGGGAGTGCGGCTGCGGTGGCGGCAGGACTATCAGCCCTAGATTTTGGCAACGACATCGCTGGATCGGTACGACAGCCCGCTCATTTCTGCGGTATCTACGGGTTGAAGCCTACGGATCGACGAATTTCCACTGCCGGGACAATTCCAGAGGTGCCTGGGCTGCCGGTTTGCCTACGTCAAATGATGACGGTGGGGATCCTGGCGCGATCACTACAGGATCTCAAGCTTGGCTTTTCTCTAATTGCGGGTGCTGATTCACGTCGCCCAGAGGTGCCACCCATTCCGCTCAATTCTCCGTCAGAGAAGTCTCTGCAGTCTCTTAAACTAGCCTGGACAGAGGAGTGGCCCGAGGTTCCCATTAGTGCTGAAACACAGCAGATTCTGCAAGGCGTTCTCCGCAAACTAACGGATGCAGGCATCCGGATGGAGGAACCGGCTTCCTTTGACTTTTCAAAAATGTTTGAACTCTATGGACGGATGGCGGCCTACGTCAATAAATACGCCCAGCCGGTGAATCGCCACACGATTCGCCATAGCGTAAAGCTGTTGTGGCGGACAGCTACCCAGGGAGATAAGGAGCTGCGACGGTTAGGAAACTTCAGTCGCTTTTTGCCTGAGTTACTCAACCCCAGCCTAAAGGGATATTTTGAAACCCTGACAGAACGCGATCGCTTCACGGCTCACATCGATTCGATTCTTGAGCCGTGGGATGCTTGGCTGTGCCCGGTGGCGGTTACTCCAGCGTTTACCCATCGTCCCTCATGGACTGCGATTGATGTTGACGGTCGTGCCTATCCGCATGGGGTGGCGAATGGGGCCTATACGATGCCCTTTAATTTGAGCGGACATCCGGCGGTGGTGATTCCTGTAGGGCAAACTCTGGAAGGATTGCCTGTGGGACTGCAGATTGTTGGTAAGCGGTGGAGGGAAGGGGATCTGTTTGCGATCGCAACTCAACTCGACAGCATCATCGGAGATCGACAAACACCACAGGGATTCTAA
- the mazG gene encoding nucleoside triphosphate pyrophosphohydrolase, whose protein sequence is MQSPPGDAKLQIVTVSDALTQGVQLSVPVLITQIDSAATLQTLKAALQARFPDEYPVTLMGDLGDTDVQSAQLTLEQLDDQMRVAYPINVYVPVQVSELAIALQQFTGIVAQLRDPEDGCPWDLAQTPQSLTPYILEEAYEAVDAINQGDRDAIAEELGDLLLQVVLQAQLASEEQDFTLKDVTQGIAEKMMRRHPHVFGDTKAASIEEVRSNWEDIKAAEKQQDSEEPEVFSQKLQQYTRSLPPLMAGAKLSEKAAAAGLEWQDIEGVWAKFYEELAEFQESLLSTDVEHQTSELGDLLFTLINIARWCQLDSVAALRSTNIKLVDRIKSIEANTSKPLIEHTLDELEALWQQAKHELAQPLEPAADSLSMPANSRSPESESL, encoded by the coding sequence ATGCAAAGTCCCCCCGGAGATGCAAAGCTCCAAATTGTGACGGTTTCAGATGCGCTGACCCAAGGGGTACAGTTGAGTGTGCCGGTTCTGATCACGCAAATCGATTCTGCTGCAACGCTGCAAACGCTGAAGGCGGCTCTGCAGGCTAGATTCCCTGATGAGTATCCGGTGACTTTGATGGGGGATTTAGGTGATACGGATGTACAGTCAGCCCAACTCACGCTTGAGCAACTTGACGATCAAATGCGAGTGGCTTATCCCATCAATGTGTATGTGCCAGTGCAGGTCTCTGAGCTTGCGATCGCACTTCAGCAATTTACAGGCATTGTGGCCCAGCTCCGAGATCCTGAAGATGGCTGCCCCTGGGATTTGGCCCAAACGCCCCAGAGTTTAACGCCGTATATTCTTGAAGAAGCCTACGAGGCCGTTGATGCTATTAATCAGGGGGATCGAGATGCGATCGCCGAAGAACTGGGCGATCTGCTTCTGCAGGTTGTCCTGCAGGCCCAATTAGCCAGCGAAGAACAGGACTTCACCCTCAAAGACGTGACCCAGGGCATTGCCGAAAAAATGATGCGTCGTCATCCCCATGTTTTTGGTGATACCAAAGCAGCCAGCATCGAAGAAGTTCGCAGTAACTGGGAAGACATTAAAGCCGCTGAAAAGCAGCAAGACTCTGAAGAACCAGAGGTGTTTAGTCAAAAATTGCAGCAATATACTCGCAGTCTGCCGCCACTAATGGCCGGAGCAAAACTTTCTGAGAAAGCTGCTGCTGCTGGTTTAGAGTGGCAAGATATCGAGGGCGTGTGGGCCAAGTTTTATGAAGAACTCGCAGAATTTCAAGAGTCTTTGCTCAGCACTGATGTTGAGCACCAAACCTCTGAACTTGGCGATTTGCTGTTTACCCTCATCAACATCGCTCGCTGGTGTCAGCTAGACTCAGTGGCAGCCCTCAGAAGCACAAATATAAAACTCGTTGATCGCATCAAAAGTATCGAAGCCAATACTTCTAAGCCATTGATAGAACATACGCTGGATGAATTAGAGGCGCTGTGGCAGCAGGCTAAGCATGAGCTGGCTCAACCGCTAGAGCCAGCCGCAGACTCGCTATCGATGCCGGCTAATTCTCGTTCTCCTGAGAGTGAATCGCTCTGA
- a CDS encoding PadR family transcriptional regulator translates to MSTQDLRLTPNQEIILAALQFKRRYGLEILQAIEQSGGKQIGFNSLYPNLKKLEQKGFVKSEWGEEAPEKHTGARRKYYRITGTGAEALETKQLLLKSIAHWTPEPKGA, encoded by the coding sequence ATGAGTACTCAAGATTTGCGTCTAACACCCAACCAGGAGATTATTCTGGCTGCACTTCAATTCAAGAGACGCTACGGGCTAGAGATATTACAGGCGATTGAGCAAAGTGGTGGTAAGCAAATTGGGTTTAACTCGCTTTATCCCAACCTCAAAAAGCTTGAGCAGAAAGGCTTTGTCAAATCTGAGTGGGGAGAAGAAGCCCCTGAAAAACATACCGGAGCAAGACGAAAGTACTACCGCATAACCGGTACAGGAGCCGAGGCTCTTGAGACCAAACAATTACTGCTAAAAAGTATCGCGCATTGGACCCCAGAACCTAAGGGAGCATGA
- a CDS encoding HAD family hydrolase — protein sequence MATIRCQDQSFTDIEAVIFDKDGTLADVASFLKSLAQKRSRLTDAQVPGVQEPLLLAFGVEEGQLNPAGLQAVGSRRENEIAAAAYIAETGKNWNAALDIAQSAFAEADSYLKRKADHTPLFPGTREVLQALTAAKVKIGILSADIPKNIGDFIDCYELTCIDAYQGVEGTISKPDPQLYEQLCTQLKVAPERTLMIGDAQVDMIMAQSAEAAGCIQVTWGWPNAKSYPEAHAVIDQWQHFQLVA from the coding sequence GTGGCTACAATTCGGTGCCAAGACCAGAGCTTTACTGATATTGAAGCCGTTATTTTTGACAAAGACGGAACCCTTGCAGATGTAGCATCTTTTCTTAAAAGTTTGGCCCAGAAGCGCTCTCGCTTAACCGATGCTCAGGTTCCTGGTGTGCAGGAGCCGCTGTTGTTGGCCTTCGGTGTCGAAGAAGGACAGCTCAATCCAGCCGGACTGCAGGCTGTGGGCAGTCGGCGTGAGAATGAAATCGCTGCTGCCGCCTACATTGCAGAAACAGGAAAAAATTGGAACGCAGCCCTTGATATTGCTCAATCAGCCTTTGCTGAAGCTGACAGCTATCTTAAGCGTAAGGCTGACCATACCCCTCTGTTTCCAGGAACCCGTGAGGTTCTTCAGGCGTTGACTGCGGCGAAAGTCAAAATCGGCATTCTTTCAGCCGATATCCCCAAAAATATTGGTGATTTTATTGATTGCTACGAGCTAACATGCATTGACGCCTATCAAGGTGTAGAGGGCACAATCAGTAAGCCTGATCCACAACTCTATGAGCAATTGTGTACGCAACTAAAGGTTGCACCCGAGCGAACGCTGATGATTGGAGATGCTCAAGTCGATATGATTATGGCTCAATCAGCAGAAGCGGCGGGCTGTATTCAAGTCACCTGGGGCTGGCCTAACGCTAAATCTTATCCAGAAGCCCATGCTGTCATTGACCAGTGGCAGCATTTTCAGCTCGTGGCCTGA
- a CDS encoding TetR/AcrR family transcriptional regulator, which yields MGRPTKENSLSRQDVINAAVECIDQEGASALGVSRVARRLGIKPPAIYRHLENGTHLQQATAIEIWQRYLSDCEQTLAGKDITLSLLKQLGFFIRDFAKSYPGRYQVMMHVQLQPNDPDAATVINRSLDFLRQALCAYDLTETQLIDVMRMLNAAIYGFISVEQSGLMTLERPADQSYGVMLEALIAAVKYVEGQ from the coding sequence ATGGGTCGCCCCACAAAAGAAAATTCACTTTCTCGTCAGGATGTCATCAACGCAGCGGTCGAATGCATCGATCAGGAGGGGGCATCTGCATTGGGAGTCAGTCGAGTGGCGCGTCGTCTGGGTATTAAGCCACCTGCTATCTATAGACACTTAGAAAATGGTACCCATCTACAGCAGGCGACAGCTATCGAGATTTGGCAGCGGTACCTTTCTGATTGCGAGCAGACACTGGCGGGTAAAGATATTACGCTGAGCTTGCTCAAGCAGCTCGGTTTTTTCATTCGGGACTTTGCCAAAAGCTATCCTGGGCGCTACCAGGTCATGATGCATGTGCAGCTCCAGCCGAACGACCCAGATGCCGCCACTGTTATCAACCGCAGCCTTGACTTTCTGCGTCAAGCTCTCTGTGCCTATGACCTAACAGAGACGCAGCTTATTGATGTGATGCGGATGCTGAATGCCGCTATCTATGGTTTTATCTCCGTGGAGCAGTCAGGTTTGATGACGTTAGAGCGACCTGCTGACCAGAGCTATGGCGTTATGCTAGAGGCACTGATCGCTGCAGTTAAATATGTTGAGGGACAATAG
- a CDS encoding cytochrome b N-terminal domain-containing protein has product MSAKDIERAGAIGKLISRFPEEWLTYQDWLRDITASYPALQARYRDWQATLIFRWRLLYFVIYVGSIIVIHQLQRFLPRRKTTAQPLDLDQDKNPFTSQYFFVLQRLATLLAVAELTLCGVAAFTGIMLAFYYEPSAMGAHQSLVAIATQISCGTLILSLHNIAGNGLIVLALIQIVVMYLGRQFLLPWFTAWISGLLLTVSAIGLSWTAVVLNWDQAGFWRFKIEMGTIASIPLVGPGLRAFLTGGAGISSLTLQHMYALHSYVLAIAAILLSITHLTALLYQEQAWKSEGSWLKRCSTSAQNESSPL; this is encoded by the coding sequence ATGAGTGCAAAGGATATTGAACGAGCAGGCGCTATCGGCAAACTCATCAGCCGTTTCCCAGAGGAATGGCTAACTTACCAGGACTGGTTGCGAGACATCACAGCTTCGTATCCAGCCTTGCAAGCCCGTTATCGAGACTGGCAAGCCACGTTAATCTTTCGCTGGCGACTGCTCTATTTTGTCATTTACGTTGGCAGCATCATTGTCATTCATCAGCTACAGCGCTTCTTGCCCCGCAGAAAAACCACTGCCCAACCTCTAGATTTGGATCAAGATAAAAACCCATTCACTAGCCAGTATTTCTTTGTCCTCCAACGGCTGGCGACGCTCTTAGCTGTGGCAGAGCTTACACTCTGCGGCGTGGCGGCTTTTACGGGTATTATGCTGGCATTTTATTATGAACCCTCTGCAATGGGGGCCCATCAATCGTTGGTTGCGATCGCAACCCAAATTTCCTGCGGCACTCTCATCCTCAGTCTGCACAACATTGCGGGCAATGGCCTAATTGTCTTAGCTCTCATTCAGATTGTAGTGATGTACTTGGGACGTCAGTTTTTGCTGCCCTGGTTCACAGCCTGGATTAGCGGATTGCTCTTGACCGTTTCAGCCATCGGCCTAAGCTGGACTGCCGTCGTTCTCAATTGGGACCAGGCAGGGTTCTGGCGCTTCAAGATTGAAATGGGGACTATCGCCTCTATTCCGCTGGTTGGCCCTGGGCTAAGAGCCTTCTTGACCGGAGGAGCCGGAATCAGCAGCCTAACGCTCCAGCACATGTATGCGCTGCATAGCTATGTACTTGCGATCGCAGCTATTTTGCTCTCCATCACTCACCTCACTGCTCTGCTCTATCAAGAACAAGCCTGGAAGTCAGAAGGATCTTGGCTCAAGCGCTGCAGTACATCGGCCCAAAATGAGTCTTCCCCTCTCTAG
- the ureE gene encoding urease accessory protein UreE: MSLVFTRRLSARERKADLVLSLTAEERMRSRFPFATDDGTQLHLQLPRGTVLRDGDLLEAEADGTVLQILAKSESVLVVRANSPHELLQAAYHLGNRHVALEITPTCLRLLPDPVLQKMLNRLQLDVTLENRPFQPETGAYSHHH; this comes from the coding sequence ATGTCTCTTGTTTTCACGCGACGGCTATCGGCTAGAGAACGTAAGGCTGATTTAGTCCTGTCGCTCACGGCAGAAGAGCGGATGCGATCGCGTTTTCCCTTTGCAACAGATGACGGAACTCAACTCCACCTCCAGCTCCCTAGGGGAACCGTGTTGAGAGATGGCGATCTACTAGAAGCTGAGGCAGACGGAACTGTGCTGCAGATTTTGGCTAAGTCTGAATCAGTTTTGGTTGTCCGAGCCAATAGTCCTCATGAATTACTACAGGCTGCCTATCATTTAGGGAACCGGCATGTCGCCCTTGAAATTACTCCCACCTGCCTACGGCTGTTACCCGACCCGGTTCTACAGAAGATGTTGAACCGGCTGCAGCTAGATGTCACGCTAGAGAATCGTCCCTTTCAGCCAGAGACCGGAGCCTACAGCCATCATCATTAG
- the metK gene encoding methionine adenosyltransferase, producing MSKRYLFTSESVTEGHPDKVCDQISDTILDALLAQDPMSRVAAETVVNTGLVLVTGEVTTKADVNFVKLVREKITEIGYTDSDNGFAANSCSVLIALDEQSPDIAQGVDAAQETREQKSDEELDSIGAGDQGLMFGYACNETPELMPLPISLAHRITRQLAAVRKQGKLPYLRPDGKSQVSVAYEDGQPVGIDTILISTQHDATIEEIREPSAVRDRIQADLWEHVVLPIFADLDLKPDDDTRYLVNPTGQFVIGGPQGDAGLTGRKIIVDTYGGYSRHGGGAFSGKDPTKVDRSAAYASRYVAKNIVAAGLADKCEVQVSYAIGVARPTSILIETFGTGKVDEERLLEVVQTHFDLRPAGLIQAFDLTHLPQERGGRFYQDVAAYGHFGRADLDLPWEKTDKADALKQALSPAMAGAAG from the coding sequence TTGTCGAAACGTTATCTCTTCACTTCAGAATCTGTCACGGAAGGCCATCCTGATAAGGTCTGCGATCAAATTTCTGACACAATTTTAGATGCACTGCTCGCTCAGGATCCGATGAGCCGAGTCGCAGCGGAAACGGTGGTGAACACAGGTTTAGTTTTAGTCACCGGGGAAGTCACAACCAAAGCTGACGTCAACTTCGTTAAGTTAGTGCGTGAGAAGATCACTGAAATTGGCTACACCGACTCAGACAACGGCTTTGCCGCCAATAGCTGTTCTGTTTTAATTGCGCTTGATGAGCAGTCCCCAGATATCGCCCAGGGGGTCGATGCAGCGCAAGAAACCCGCGAACAGAAAAGCGACGAAGAGCTTGATTCCATCGGTGCAGGCGACCAGGGGCTCATGTTTGGCTATGCCTGTAATGAAACACCAGAATTGATGCCGTTGCCCATCAGCTTAGCCCACCGCATTACGCGCCAATTAGCGGCTGTTCGCAAGCAAGGCAAGCTTCCCTACTTACGTCCTGATGGCAAGTCTCAAGTGAGCGTCGCTTACGAAGATGGACAGCCCGTCGGAATTGATACGATTCTCATTTCGACTCAGCATGACGCCACAATTGAAGAGATTCGTGAACCCAGCGCAGTGCGAGATCGCATCCAGGCTGATCTTTGGGAGCATGTGGTGCTGCCGATTTTTGCTGATCTAGATCTAAAGCCTGATGACGATACCCGCTACCTTGTCAATCCCACCGGCCAGTTCGTGATTGGCGGTCCCCAAGGAGATGCGGGACTCACCGGGCGCAAAATTATTGTGGATACTTACGGCGGCTACTCTCGCCACGGCGGCGGTGCCTTCTCCGGCAAAGATCCCACGAAGGTTGATCGCAGTGCCGCCTACGCCAGTCGCTATGTCGCTAAAAATATTGTCGCGGCCGGGTTGGCCGATAAGTGTGAAGTGCAGGTGAGCTACGCCATCGGAGTTGCTCGTCCTACCAGTATTCTGATTGAAACTTTTGGCACTGGCAAGGTGGATGAAGAACGGCTGCTAGAGGTTGTGCAAACGCATTTTGACCTCCGGCCTGCGGGGTTAATTCAGGCGTTTGATTTAACCCATCTTCCTCAGGAACGAGGGGGACGGTTCTATCAAGATGTTGCGGCCTATGGTCACTTCGGTCGCGCCGACCTTGATTTACCTTGGGAGAAAACAGATAAAGCTGACGCTTTGAAGCAGGCTCTCAGTCCAGCGATGGCAGGGGCTGCAGGGTAA